A stretch of Amycolatopsis balhimycina FH 1894 DNA encodes these proteins:
- a CDS encoding response regulator transcription factor, with amino-acid sequence MTPTVLLADDEPLVRTGLRALLEQQGLPVAGEAADGGEVLPEVRRTRPDVVLMDVRMPGTDGIEATRQVLAALAEPPKILVVTTFDNDDYVHEALLAGASGFLLKRARKEEIAHAVRTVAAGESLLFPEAIRRLVSGRRPDGKHTRAAKTLTRREAEVLRLIATGLSNQDIAAALVISLETVKTHVGNIFAKLGAGNRSQAVVIAYEAGVVRPGHAADR; translated from the coding sequence GTGACCCCCACCGTGCTGCTCGCCGACGACGAACCGCTGGTCCGCACCGGGCTGCGGGCCCTGCTGGAGCAGCAGGGCCTCCCGGTGGCCGGCGAGGCGGCCGACGGCGGCGAGGTGCTGCCCGAAGTGCGGCGGACCCGGCCGGACGTCGTGCTGATGGACGTCCGGATGCCCGGCACCGACGGCATCGAGGCCACCCGGCAGGTGCTCGCGGCGCTCGCGGAACCGCCGAAGATCCTGGTCGTCACGACGTTCGACAACGACGACTACGTGCACGAGGCGCTGCTGGCCGGGGCGAGCGGGTTCCTGCTGAAGCGGGCGCGCAAGGAGGAGATCGCCCACGCCGTGCGGACCGTCGCCGCCGGCGAGTCGCTGCTGTTCCCGGAGGCGATCCGGCGCCTGGTCAGCGGGCGCCGCCCGGACGGGAAGCACACGCGCGCGGCGAAGACGCTCACCCGCCGCGAAGCCGAGGTGCTCCGGCTGATCGCCACCGGGCTGTCCAATCAGGACATCGCGGCGGCGCTGGTGATCAGCCTCGAGACGGTGAAGACCCACGTGGGCAACATCTTCGCGAAGCTCGGCGCCGGAAACCGCAGCCAGGCGGTGGTCATCGCGTACGAAGCCGGGGTGGTCCGGCCGGGGCACGCCGCCGATCGCTGA
- a CDS encoding sensor histidine kinase, translating to MPGFLQSLPRIGSYRSLPYAVASLAMAAPMSLFAFAVAVSFEADSRVRAVIAVVALAVLMGLLGLLGPVRRLGIGLANGLLGIGLPTPARRPDAGSRLRSGLWFALHTAVSGVLVTVLGFLAITMFVPLAWLTGGQDRISFFWNDVPLGAWTIPFGLAMLFVALVVAAAATTGFRVGATTLLGPSAAELAAAAEQRAAVLAQRNRLARELHDSIGHTLTTSTIQAAAAAELVEADPAQVRRALGTIEEASRSALEDLDHVLGLLREEPAAKEPTRTLAEVDVLAVRAREAGLDVRLTVTGPVAALPAAVSREGYRIVQEGLTNALRHAGPGEVDVRVEAGPDRLAIAVVNALPGERPRTGRHGLAGLAERVEALRGELDAGPDDGRWRLSATIPLRAGA from the coding sequence ATGCCCGGTTTCCTCCAGTCCTTGCCGCGGATCGGCAGCTACCGCAGCCTTCCGTACGCCGTCGCGAGCCTCGCGATGGCCGCGCCGATGTCCCTCTTCGCCTTCGCCGTCGCGGTGTCGTTCGAAGCCGACTCCCGGGTCCGCGCCGTCATCGCCGTGGTCGCGCTCGCGGTGCTGATGGGGCTGCTGGGCCTGCTGGGACCGGTCCGGCGCCTGGGCATCGGCCTCGCCAACGGCCTGCTCGGCATCGGCCTGCCCACTCCGGCCCGGCGCCCGGACGCCGGCTCGCGGCTGCGGTCGGGCCTGTGGTTCGCGCTGCACACGGCGGTGAGCGGGGTCCTGGTCACCGTTCTGGGGTTCCTCGCGATCACGATGTTCGTGCCGCTGGCGTGGCTGACCGGCGGCCAGGACCGGATCAGCTTCTTCTGGAACGACGTCCCGCTCGGCGCCTGGACGATCCCGTTCGGCCTCGCGATGCTCTTCGTGGCGCTCGTCGTCGCCGCGGCCGCCACCACCGGTTTCCGGGTCGGCGCCACGACGCTGCTGGGCCCGTCCGCGGCCGAGCTCGCGGCGGCCGCCGAGCAGCGCGCGGCCGTCCTCGCCCAGCGCAACCGCCTGGCGCGCGAGCTGCACGACTCCATCGGGCACACGCTCACGACGTCGACCATCCAGGCGGCGGCCGCGGCCGAGCTGGTCGAGGCCGACCCGGCCCAGGTCCGGAGGGCGCTCGGCACGATCGAAGAAGCCTCCCGCAGCGCACTCGAAGATCTCGACCACGTCCTGGGCCTGCTTCGCGAGGAGCCGGCCGCGAAAGAGCCGACGCGCACACTGGCCGAAGTGGACGTCCTCGCCGTGCGGGCCCGCGAAGCCGGGCTCGACGTCCGCCTGACCGTCACCGGGCCGGTCGCCGCGCTGCCCGCCGCGGTGTCGCGCGAGGGCTACCGGATCGTCCAGGAGGGCCTGACCAACGCGCTGCGCCACGCCGGCCCCGGCGAGGTGGACGTGCGGGTCGAGGCCGGGCCGGACCGGCTGGCCATCGCCGTCGTCAACGCGCTGCCCGGCGAGCGGCCGCGGACCGGGCGGCACGGGCTGGCCGGGCTCGCCGAGCGCGTCGAGGCCCTGCGCGGCGAGCTCGACGCCGGCCCGGACGACGGCCGCTGGCGGCTGAGCGCGACCATCCCGCTGCGGGCGGGCGCGTGA
- the rpe gene encoding ribulose-phosphate 3-epimerase yields the protein MIAPSILAADFARLGEEIAAVAAGSETRADWVHVDVMDAHFVPNLTLGLPVVQALLKSTDVPIDCHLMIDDPDRWAIGYAEAGAYNVTVHAEAAKDPVALAKNLRAAGAKAGLSLKPGTALEPWLDALKHYDTLLVMSVEPGFGGQSFIADVLEKVRTARRLVDTGHLKLVVEIDGGINNETIEQAAEAGVDCFVAGSAVYGAADPGKAIAALREQAARGRAG from the coding sequence TTGATCGCACCCAGCATCCTCGCGGCGGACTTCGCCCGGCTCGGCGAGGAGATCGCCGCCGTGGCCGCCGGTTCGGAGACCCGCGCCGACTGGGTCCACGTCGACGTCATGGACGCGCACTTCGTGCCCAACCTGACCCTCGGCCTGCCCGTCGTCCAGGCGCTGCTCAAGAGCACCGACGTGCCGATCGACTGCCACCTGATGATCGACGACCCGGACCGCTGGGCGATCGGCTACGCCGAGGCCGGCGCCTACAACGTCACCGTGCACGCCGAGGCCGCGAAGGACCCGGTCGCGCTGGCGAAGAACCTGCGCGCCGCGGGGGCGAAGGCCGGCCTGTCCCTCAAGCCGGGCACCGCGCTCGAACCGTGGCTCGACGCGCTCAAGCACTACGACACGCTGCTGGTGATGTCGGTCGAGCCGGGCTTCGGCGGGCAGTCGTTCATCGCGGACGTCCTGGAGAAGGTCCGCACCGCGCGGCGGCTGGTCGACACCGGGCACCTGAAGCTGGTCGTCGAGATCGACGGCGGGATCAACAACGAGACCATCGAACAGGCCGCCGAGGCCGGTGTCGACTGCTTCGTCGCCGGATCCGCCGTCTACGGCGCCGCGGACCCGGGCAAGGCGATCGCCGCGCTGCGCGAGCAGGCGGCCCGCGGCCGGGCCGGCTGA
- a CDS encoding riboflavin synthase: MFTGIVEEIGEVTAVEQLTNAARLRVRGPLVTGDAGHGDSIAVSGVCLTVVEVAGGEFTVDVVDETLQRSSLAKVAVGDRVNLERATPAGGRLGGHIMQGHVDGTGVFLGRDENGVTTFALPAHLARYVVEKGSIAVDGISLTVAAVTADRFKVALIPTTLEATTLGGREVGDLVNLEVDVVAKYVEKLAEAHIRDQVHNRDGGTEERS, encoded by the coding sequence GTGTTCACCGGCATAGTCGAGGAGATCGGCGAAGTCACCGCCGTCGAGCAGCTGACCAACGCGGCCCGGCTGCGCGTGCGCGGCCCGCTGGTCACCGGCGACGCCGGGCACGGCGACTCGATCGCGGTCAGCGGCGTCTGCCTCACGGTCGTCGAGGTGGCGGGCGGTGAGTTCACCGTCGACGTCGTCGACGAGACGCTGCAGCGGTCCAGCCTGGCCAAGGTCGCGGTCGGTGACCGGGTCAACCTCGAACGCGCCACCCCGGCCGGCGGCCGGCTCGGCGGGCACATCATGCAGGGGCACGTGGACGGGACCGGCGTGTTCCTCGGCCGCGACGAGAACGGCGTCACGACGTTCGCGCTGCCCGCGCACCTGGCGCGGTACGTGGTCGAGAAGGGCTCGATCGCGGTCGACGGGATCTCCCTGACGGTGGCCGCGGTGACCGCCGACCGGTTCAAGGTGGCGCTGATCCCGACCACTCTCGAAGCGACCACGCTCGGCGGCCGGGAAGTGGGCGACCTGGTCAACCTCGAGGTCGACGTGGTCGCGAAGTACGTGGAAAAGCTGGCCGAGGCACATATCCGCGACCAGGTGCACAATCGGGACGGCGGCACGGAGGAGCGGTCATGA
- a CDS encoding bifunctional 3,4-dihydroxy-2-butanone-4-phosphate synthase/GTP cyclohydrolase II, translating to MSETSAAEPEAGWTPCGAGAVFDADAIERAIADIAAGRPVVVVDDEDRENEGDLIFAAEKATPELLAFMVRYTSGYVCVALTEAEADRLDLPPMYHTNQDARGTAYSVTVDAAEGISTGISAADRAHTIRLLAHPKSTAKDFRRPGHVVPLRAKEGGVLRRPGHTEASVDLARMAGLAPAGVLCEIVSQKDEGDMARRDELEVFAADHDLAIITIADLIAYRRRTEKQVERVAEARIPLAAGTFRAVGYDSLLDGIEHVAFVYGEIGDGQDILVRVHSECLTGDVFGSLRCDCGPQLEAALEAVATEGRGVVLYIRGHEGRGIGLLHKLQAYQLQDDGADTVDANLALGVPADARDYGTGAQILCDLGVRTMRLLSNNPAKRIGLEGYGLRVTGRVPLPISPNPENLRYLRTKRDRMGHDLAQLEHYDQVGAGTEHPDGGAL from the coding sequence ATGAGCGAAACTAGTGCGGCAGAGCCCGAAGCGGGCTGGACCCCGTGCGGCGCCGGGGCGGTCTTCGACGCCGACGCCATCGAGCGGGCGATCGCGGACATCGCGGCGGGCCGTCCGGTCGTCGTGGTCGACGACGAGGACCGCGAGAACGAGGGTGACCTCATCTTCGCCGCCGAGAAGGCGACGCCGGAGCTGCTGGCCTTCATGGTCCGCTACACCTCGGGGTACGTCTGCGTGGCGCTGACCGAGGCCGAGGCCGACCGGCTGGACCTGCCGCCGATGTACCACACGAACCAGGACGCCCGGGGCACCGCGTACAGCGTCACGGTCGACGCCGCCGAGGGCATCAGCACCGGCATCTCCGCCGCCGACCGCGCGCACACGATCCGGCTGCTCGCGCACCCGAAGTCCACGGCGAAGGACTTTCGCCGTCCCGGGCACGTCGTCCCGTTGCGCGCCAAAGAGGGTGGCGTGCTGCGGCGCCCCGGGCACACCGAGGCCTCGGTCGACCTGGCGCGGATGGCCGGGCTCGCGCCCGCGGGTGTGCTCTGCGAAATCGTGTCGCAAAAGGACGAAGGCGACATGGCGCGCCGCGACGAGCTCGAGGTGTTCGCCGCCGACCACGACCTCGCGATCATCACCATCGCCGACCTCATCGCCTACCGCCGCCGGACCGAGAAGCAGGTCGAGCGCGTCGCCGAGGCACGCATCCCGCTGGCCGCGGGCACGTTCCGCGCGGTCGGCTACGACTCGCTGCTGGACGGCATCGAGCACGTCGCGTTCGTCTACGGCGAAATCGGCGACGGCCAGGACATCCTCGTGCGGGTGCACTCCGAGTGCCTGACCGGCGACGTCTTCGGCTCGCTGCGCTGCGACTGCGGCCCGCAGCTGGAGGCGGCGCTGGAAGCGGTGGCCACCGAGGGCCGCGGCGTCGTGCTCTACATCCGCGGCCACGAGGGCCGCGGCATCGGCCTGCTGCACAAGCTGCAGGCCTACCAGCTGCAGGACGACGGCGCCGACACGGTGGACGCGAACCTCGCCCTCGGCGTCCCGGCCGACGCCCGCGACTACGGCACCGGCGCGCAGATCCTGTGCGACCTCGGCGTCCGCACCATGCGGCTGCTGTCGAACAACCCGGCCAAGCGGATCGGCCTCGAGGGCTACGGCCTGCGCGTCACCGGCCGTGTCCCGCTGCCGATCTCGCCGAACCCGGAAAACCTGCGCTACCTGCGGACCAAGCGGGACCGGATGGGCCACGACCTGGCCCAGCTGGAGCACTACGACCAGGTCGGCGCGGGCACCGAGCACCCCGACGGAGGAGCGCTGTGA
- the ribH gene encoding 6,7-dimethyl-8-ribityllumazine synthase: MSGEGRPDVELDLSGCKSLKLGIVATRWNADITDVLLERALVAAREAELEEDPTVVHVAGAVELPVVAQALARNHDAVVALGVVIRGGTPHFEYVCDAVTAGLTRVALDESTPVGNGVLTCDTHEQAVDRSGRPGSKEDKGYEATVAALDSAHVLRSLRQPWTERGFV; the protein is encoded by the coding sequence GTGAGCGGCGAAGGCCGTCCGGATGTCGAGCTGGACCTCTCCGGCTGCAAGTCGCTGAAGCTCGGCATCGTCGCCACCCGCTGGAACGCGGACATCACCGACGTCCTGCTGGAGCGGGCCTTGGTCGCGGCTCGTGAAGCCGAGCTGGAGGAAGACCCGACGGTCGTCCACGTCGCGGGCGCGGTCGAGCTCCCGGTGGTGGCGCAGGCGCTGGCCCGCAACCACGACGCGGTGGTCGCGCTGGGGGTGGTCATCCGCGGTGGCACCCCGCACTTCGAGTACGTGTGCGACGCGGTGACGGCGGGCCTCACCCGGGTGGCGCTCGACGAGAGCACCCCGGTCGGCAACGGCGTCCTGACGTGCGACACGCACGAGCAGGCGGTCGACCGGTCAGGCCGTCCGGGCTCGAAGGAGGACAAGGGCTACGAGGCGACGGTGGCGGCCCTGGACTCCGCGCACGTGCTGCGGAGCCTGCGCCAGCCGTGGACCGAGCGGGGTTTCGTGTGA
- a CDS encoding PH domain-containing protein, producing the protein MSVKTVLIVRPRRAMIMCSVLAVALLAAFVVVAVLLRNGDTGVRFQRSDQAAMVGIGILLSAGVMLFSIARVRADAEGIEVRNVLITRRFAWSEVLSVSFPDGASWARLELPDDEYHAVMAIQAVDRDRAVEAVRALRKLHRAATGG; encoded by the coding sequence GTGAGCGTGAAGACGGTTCTGATCGTCCGCCCCCGGCGGGCGATGATCATGTGCAGCGTGCTGGCGGTGGCGCTGCTGGCGGCGTTCGTGGTCGTGGCGGTGCTGCTGCGCAACGGCGACACGGGAGTCCGCTTCCAGCGTTCCGACCAGGCGGCGATGGTCGGCATCGGAATCCTGCTGTCGGCGGGCGTGATGCTGTTCTCGATCGCGCGCGTGCGGGCCGACGCCGAGGGCATCGAGGTCCGGAACGTGCTGATCACCCGGCGGTTCGCCTGGAGCGAGGTGCTGTCGGTGAGTTTTCCCGACGGGGCTTCGTGGGCGCGGCTGGAGCTGCCGGACGACGAGTACCACGCGGTGATGGCGATCCAGGCGGTGGACCGGGACCGCGCGGTGGAAGCGGTCCGGGCGCTGCGCAAACTGCACCGCGCCGCCACCGGCGGCTGA
- a CDS encoding exodeoxyribonuclease III, translating into MRIATWNVNSIVPRLPRVLGFLEETAPDVLCLQELKTTTEKFPLTEVEALGYEVAAYGLGRWNGVGIVSRVGLADVVRGLPGEPQFDGAAEARAIGATCGGVRVWSVYVPNGREPDNPHYAYKLEWLEALRSLVASELSDGPFAVLGDFNVAPTDADVWDIALFAESTHVTKPERDALARLRDLGLSDVFPRPLKYDHPFTYWDYRAGNFPNNKGMRIDLVYGNAAFSGAVKDSYVDREARKGKGPSDHAPIVVDLDL; encoded by the coding sequence ATGCGGATCGCCACCTGGAACGTGAACTCCATCGTCCCCCGCCTGCCGCGTGTGCTGGGTTTCCTGGAGGAGACGGCGCCGGACGTGCTGTGCCTGCAGGAGCTGAAGACCACGACGGAGAAGTTCCCGTTGACCGAGGTCGAGGCACTCGGGTACGAGGTGGCGGCGTACGGGCTGGGGCGCTGGAACGGCGTGGGGATCGTGTCGCGCGTGGGCCTGGCCGACGTGGTCCGCGGGCTGCCGGGCGAGCCGCAGTTCGACGGGGCCGCGGAGGCCCGCGCGATCGGCGCCACGTGTGGTGGGGTGCGGGTCTGGTCGGTGTACGTGCCCAACGGGCGTGAGCCGGACAACCCGCACTACGCGTACAAGCTGGAGTGGCTGGAAGCTTTGCGGTCGCTGGTGGCTTCGGAGCTTTCGGACGGGCCTTTCGCGGTCCTGGGCGACTTCAACGTGGCCCCGACGGACGCGGACGTCTGGGACATCGCGCTGTTCGCGGAGTCGACGCACGTGACGAAGCCGGAGCGGGACGCGTTGGCGCGGCTGCGGGACCTGGGGTTGTCGGACGTGTTCCCGCGGCCGCTGAAGTACGACCACCCGTTCACGTACTGGGACTACCGGGCCGGGAACTTCCCGAACAACAAGGGCATGCGGATCGACCTGGTGTACGGCAACGCGGCGTTCTCCGGCGCGGTCAAGGATTCCTATGTGGACCGTGAAGCCCGGAAGGGCAAGGGCCCGTCGGACCACGCGCCGATCGTGGTCGACCTGGACCTCTGA
- a CDS encoding S1 family peptidase, translated as MTSLRLLGAASAAAVALTLAGGAVAAAGVQPNIVGGTTAPTVSWGAQVYVNTAGRDYQGFNCSGTVIASRWVLTAVHCLDQDGSGMYVRVGSNTLLSGTKIAVDGEYESPNGDIALLHLASATSASPISLGSSDPATGSTNQIYGWGRTTPTGPPATSLKTANVQVTGRSTDAYGGRAIQSVGINGSAWKGDSGGPEVSGGVQVGVASTVQNQSGSTTRGTNNYASVAASRSWIRTTAGV; from the coding sequence GTGACCTCTCTTCGTCTCCTCGGTGCCGCTTCCGCGGCTGCCGTCGCGCTGACCCTGGCCGGCGGCGCGGTCGCCGCCGCGGGCGTCCAGCCGAACATCGTCGGCGGCACCACCGCCCCGACGGTTTCCTGGGGTGCTCAGGTGTACGTCAACACCGCTGGCCGTGACTACCAGGGCTTCAACTGCTCGGGCACGGTCATCGCGTCGCGCTGGGTGCTGACCGCGGTGCACTGCCTCGACCAGGACGGCTCGGGGATGTACGTCCGGGTCGGCAGCAACACGCTGCTCTCGGGCACGAAGATCGCCGTCGACGGCGAGTACGAGTCCCCGAACGGCGACATCGCGCTGCTGCACCTGGCCTCGGCGACGAGCGCCTCGCCGATCTCGCTGGGCAGCTCGGACCCGGCGACCGGCAGCACCAACCAGATCTACGGCTGGGGCCGCACGACCCCGACCGGCCCGCCGGCGACGTCGCTGAAGACGGCGAACGTCCAGGTGACCGGCCGGTCCACGGACGCCTACGGCGGCCGCGCGATCCAGAGCGTCGGCATCAACGGCTCGGCGTGGAAGGGCGACTCGGGCGGCCCCGAGGTCTCCGGTGGCGTGCAGGTCGGTGTCGCGTCGACGGTCCAGAACCAGAGCGGCAGCACCACGCGCGGCACGAACAACTACGCGAGCGTGGCGGCGAGCCGGTCCTGGATCCGGACGACCGCCGGCGTCTGA
- the uvrC gene encoding excinuclease ABC subunit UvrC, producing the protein MADPTTYRPAPGSIPEAPGVYKFRDATRRVIYVGKAKSLRSRLNSYFADLSGLHPRTRQMVTTAASVEWTVVATEVEALQLEYNWIKEFDPRFNVRYRDDKSYPMLAVTLTEEFPRLHVYRGARKKGVRYFGPYAHAWAIRETLDLLLRVFPARTCSAGVFRRHGQIGRPCLLGYIDKCSAPCVGRVSADEHRAIVEDFCDFLAGKTDAMIKRLENEMAAASGDLEFERAARLRDDLGALRRAMEKQAVVLGDGTDADVVAFAHDDLEAAVQVFHVRGGRVRGQRGWVIDKAEEMDVPALVDHFLTQFYGDEADLDARDDVDAGPVVPREVLVPELPADADAVAEWLTGLRGSRVQLRVPQRGDKKALAETVQRNAGEAFTQHKLRRAGDLTARSAALTELQEFLALDTAPLRIECIDISHIQGSDVVASLVVFEDGLARKSEYRRFALREAATEGDVASIAEVVRRRFYRYLKETAEESSKPGLDPETGRPKKFAYPPNLLVVDGAGPQATAAADVLAELGITDIAVIGLAKRLEEVWLPADPDPVILPRTSEGLYLLQRLRDEAHRFAIAYHREKRSKRLQTSELDSVPGLGQARRTALIKHFGSVKKLKQARVEEIEAVPGFGRRTAEAVVAALAGESGASNGTGAGE; encoded by the coding sequence GTGGCTGACCCGACCACCTACCGACCCGCTCCGGGAAGCATCCCGGAGGCCCCTGGCGTGTACAAGTTCCGTGACGCGACCAGGCGGGTCATCTACGTCGGCAAGGCGAAAAGCCTGCGCAGCAGGCTGAACTCCTACTTCGCCGACCTCTCCGGCCTGCACCCGCGCACCCGCCAGATGGTGACGACGGCCGCGAGCGTCGAGTGGACCGTCGTCGCCACCGAGGTCGAGGCGCTCCAGCTCGAGTACAACTGGATCAAGGAGTTCGACCCCCGGTTCAACGTCCGCTACCGCGACGACAAGAGCTACCCGATGCTCGCGGTGACGCTGACCGAGGAGTTCCCGCGCCTGCACGTCTACCGCGGCGCGCGCAAGAAGGGCGTCCGGTACTTCGGCCCGTACGCGCACGCGTGGGCCATCCGCGAGACGCTCGACCTGCTGCTGCGCGTCTTCCCGGCGCGCACCTGCTCGGCCGGGGTGTTCCGGCGGCACGGCCAGATCGGCCGGCCCTGCCTGCTCGGCTACATCGACAAGTGCTCGGCACCGTGCGTGGGCCGCGTCTCGGCCGACGAGCACCGCGCCATCGTCGAGGACTTCTGTGACTTCCTCGCCGGCAAGACCGACGCGATGATCAAGCGGCTGGAAAACGAGATGGCGGCCGCGTCCGGAGACCTCGAGTTCGAGCGCGCCGCCCGGCTGCGCGACGACCTCGGCGCGCTGCGCCGTGCCATGGAGAAGCAGGCCGTAGTGCTCGGCGACGGCACGGACGCCGACGTCGTCGCGTTCGCGCACGACGACCTCGAAGCCGCGGTCCAGGTCTTCCACGTGCGGGGCGGCCGGGTCCGCGGCCAGCGCGGCTGGGTGATCGACAAGGCCGAGGAGATGGACGTCCCGGCGCTGGTCGACCACTTCCTCACCCAGTTCTACGGCGACGAGGCCGACCTCGACGCCCGCGACGACGTCGACGCCGGCCCGGTCGTGCCGCGCGAGGTCCTCGTGCCGGAGCTGCCGGCGGACGCCGACGCGGTCGCGGAGTGGCTGACCGGGCTGCGCGGCTCGCGGGTGCAGCTGCGGGTGCCGCAGCGCGGCGACAAGAAGGCCCTCGCCGAGACCGTGCAGCGGAACGCGGGCGAGGCGTTCACCCAGCACAAGCTGCGCCGCGCCGGTGACCTCACGGCCCGCTCGGCGGCGCTCACCGAACTGCAGGAGTTCCTGGCCCTCGACACCGCGCCGCTGCGCATCGAGTGCATCGACATCAGCCACATCCAGGGCAGCGACGTCGTCGCGTCGCTCGTGGTGTTCGAGGACGGGCTCGCGCGCAAGTCCGAGTACCGCCGCTTCGCGCTGCGGGAGGCGGCCACGGAGGGTGACGTCGCGTCGATCGCCGAGGTCGTGCGGCGCCGGTTCTACCGCTATCTCAAGGAAACCGCCGAGGAGTCGAGCAAGCCCGGTCTCGACCCGGAGACCGGCCGGCCGAAGAAGTTCGCCTACCCGCCGAACCTGCTGGTCGTCGACGGCGCGGGCCCGCAGGCCACCGCGGCCGCGGACGTGCTGGCCGAGCTCGGCATCACCGACATCGCCGTGATCGGGCTGGCCAAGCGGCTCGAAGAGGTCTGGCTGCCCGCCGACCCCGATCCGGTGATCCTGCCGCGGACGTCGGAGGGGCTGTACCTGCTGCAACGGCTCCGTGACGAGGCCCACCGCTTCGCCATCGCCTACCACCGCGAAAAGCGCTCCAAGCGGCTGCAGACGTCCGAATTGGACAGTGTGCCCGGGCTGGGGCAGGCTCGCCGCACCGCGCTGATCAAGCATTTCGGCTCGGTGAAGAAGCTCAAGCAGGCCAGGGTCGAAGAGATCGAGGCGGTGCCCGGCTTCGGCAGGCGCACCGCGGAGGCCGTGGTCGCCGCGCTGGCCGGGGAGTCCGGCGCGAGCAACGGCACAGGAGCAGGGGAGTAG
- the rapZ gene encoding RNase adapter RapZ translates to MEVAVVSGLSGAGRSTAAKCLEDLGWFVVDNLPPELIATMVELGAQARGAITKVAVVMDVRSRAFTDDLASVIKDLDARGYKPRVLFLEATDAVLVRRFEAVRRGHPMQGDGRLADGITAERTLLEPLREEADLVLDTSSLSVHDLRAKIEDAFGSEASTQTRVTVLSFGYKYGLPMDADLVMDVRFLPNPFWIPELREHTGLDGEVRNYVLSQEGAEEFLDRYHQLLRLIGAGYKREGKRYLTLAVGCTGGKHRSVALSVELAQRLSKEDGMAVKVVHRDLGRE, encoded by the coding sequence ATGGAGGTCGCGGTCGTGTCCGGGTTGTCGGGCGCGGGCCGCAGCACGGCGGCCAAGTGCCTGGAGGACCTGGGCTGGTTCGTCGTCGACAACCTGCCGCCGGAGCTGATCGCCACCATGGTGGAGCTGGGCGCGCAGGCGCGCGGCGCGATCACGAAGGTGGCGGTGGTGATGGACGTGCGTTCGCGCGCGTTCACCGACGACCTGGCTTCGGTGATCAAGGACCTCGACGCCCGCGGCTACAAGCCGCGGGTGCTGTTCCTGGAGGCGACCGACGCCGTGCTGGTGCGGCGCTTCGAGGCCGTCCGCCGGGGCCACCCGATGCAGGGCGACGGCCGGCTCGCCGACGGCATCACCGCGGAGCGGACGCTGCTGGAGCCGCTGCGCGAAGAGGCCGACCTGGTGCTCGACACGTCGTCGCTGTCGGTGCACGACCTGCGGGCCAAGATCGAGGACGCGTTCGGCTCGGAGGCAAGCACCCAGACCCGGGTCACCGTGCTGTCGTTCGGCTACAAGTACGGCCTGCCGATGGACGCCGACCTGGTGATGGACGTCCGGTTCCTGCCGAACCCGTTCTGGATCCCGGAGCTGCGCGAGCACACGGGCCTCGACGGCGAGGTCCGCAACTACGTCCTCTCGCAGGAGGGCGCCGAGGAGTTCCTCGACCGCTACCACCAGCTGCTGCGGCTGATCGGCGCCGGCTACAAGCGCGAGGGCAAGCGGTACCTGACGCTGGCCGTCGGCTGCACCGGCGGCAAGCACCGCAGCGTGGCGCTGTCCGTCGAGCTCGCCCAGCGTCTGTCCAAAGAGGACGGAATGGCCGTGAAGGTGGTGCACCGCGACCTTGGTCGTGAATAA